A genome region from Synergistaceae bacterium includes the following:
- a CDS encoding lipoate--protein ligase — protein MTAGTARLVRSPDTDPWGNLSREELLMGECADDEVIFYLWRNAHTVVIGRNQNAWSECRLDLLEAEGGRLARRSSGGGAVYHDLGNLNFSFIVPRRFYSMERQLGVVLDALRSLGIDAEFSGRNDLAVGGRKFSGNAWQITRDRGLHHGTLLLSVDMSMMSRYLNVDPEKLKSKGVGSVASRVANLADVRPGLELASLMDALEESFLATYSQSKVRRDEAAPEGEEFERLYAKYSGVEWRYGRASECTVSVSTRFPWGGVDLRFDAPGGVTDGTRVFSDAMDGEMILSLAGALNGLPFSWDQIAKAVRARFPGVPEMEDVAGWLQEAPIGRTKEEGE, from the coding sequence ATGACTGCAGGCACTGCGCGACTGGTGCGCTCGCCCGACACCGACCCGTGGGGGAACCTGTCCCGTGAGGAGCTGCTCATGGGTGAATGCGCCGACGACGAGGTCATATTCTACCTGTGGCGCAACGCTCACACGGTGGTGATCGGGCGCAACCAGAACGCGTGGAGCGAGTGCCGGCTGGACCTGCTGGAAGCCGAGGGCGGCAGGCTCGCGCGCCGCTCCTCCGGGGGCGGGGCGGTCTACCACGACCTCGGGAACCTCAACTTCTCCTTCATCGTACCCCGCAGGTTTTACAGCATGGAGCGCCAGCTCGGTGTCGTGCTGGATGCGCTTCGCTCTCTCGGGATAGACGCGGAGTTCTCCGGGCGCAACGACCTCGCCGTCGGCGGGCGCAAGTTTTCGGGCAACGCCTGGCAGATTACAAGGGACAGAGGGCTGCACCACGGCACTTTGCTGTTGTCGGTTGACATGTCCATGATGTCCCGCTACCTGAACGTCGACCCGGAGAAGCTGAAGTCCAAGGGAGTGGGCTCCGTCGCCTCGCGCGTCGCCAACCTCGCGGACGTCCGCCCGGGCCTGGAGCTCGCATCCCTGATGGATGCGCTGGAGGAGTCCTTCTTGGCGACCTATTCTCAATCAAAAGTGCGCAGGGACGAGGCCGCGCCCGAGGGGGAGGAGTTCGAGCGTCTTTACGCCAAGTACAGCGGCGTCGAGTGGCGCTACGGCAGGGCATCGGAATGCACGGTTTCGGTTTCGACACGCTTCCCGTGGGGGGGCGTGGATTTACGGTTCGACGCGCCGGGCGGGGTGACCGACGGCACACGGGTCTTCTCCGACGCTATGGACGGGGAGATGATTTTGTCGCTTGCCGGGGCGCTGAACGGGCTGCCCTTCTCGTGGGATCAGATCGCGAAGGCGGTTCGCGCGCGCTTCCCCGGCGTCCCGGAGATGGAGGATGTGGCGGGCTGGCTTCAAGAGGCCCCTATTGGCAGAACAAAGGAGGAAGGCGAATGA